One window from the genome of Scatophagus argus isolate fScaArg1 chromosome 13, fScaArg1.pri, whole genome shotgun sequence encodes:
- the LOC124069902 gene encoding immunoglobulin lambda-1 light chain-like translates to MLFLPAAALCCLCSALAAMAAQLTQDQLSLTRRVSQSVSFSCGGTDQCDRSYVYWYQKKDTETFRRILSLSSRSCSIGYRYGHPQENDFAAVREQNGCELKIQTVNLLHSATYYCACWKRDTWYFIFGSGTKLYVTDEEVVKPVVSVYPAAHLDRKGSLLCVASHMFPPRVKISWKRRRKTETVEEVLPHEGEQLKLKESGCTASIRLVDRDPHYTYKYRCYVEHEGGTVEAQTEQEVPAVPPPATPSLPPSAVPSFPQSTPPTDFLQSQCRVKLLCVLYTVLIVKSLVYCYGLSLLMILRNKGPSTSCTHAD, encoded by the exons ATGCttttcctcccagctgctgctctgtgctgtctgtgttcag CGCTGGCTGCCATGGCAGCACAGCTGACTCAGGACCAGTtatcactgaccaggagagtCAGTCAAAGCGTCTCCTTCAGCTGTGGAGGAACTGACCAGTGTGACAGGAGTTATGTCTACTGGTATcagaagaaagacacagaaacattcagaagGATTCTCAGTCTTAGCAGTAGGAGTTGTAGCATAGGCTACAGGTATGGTCATCCTCAGGAAAATGATTTCGCAGCTGTGAGAGAACAGAACGGCTGTGAGCTGAAGATCCAGACAGTTAATCTCCTTCATTCAGCCACCTACTACTGTGCCTGTTGGAAGAGAGATACGTG gtacTTCATCTTTGGCTCTGGAACTAAACTGTATGTAACAG ATGAGGAGGTAGTGAAGCCCGTGGTGAGCGTGTACCCAGCAGCCCACCTGGACAGGAAGGgctccctgctgtgtgtggccTCACACATGTTTCCTCCTCGGGTCAAGATCTCCTGGAAAAGACGAAGGAAGACTGAGACTGTGGAGGAGGTCCTGCCTCATGAGGGAGAGCAGCTGAAACTCAAAGAGTCGGGATGCACTGCCAGCATCAGACTGGTTGATCGTGACCCGCACTACACATATAAATATCGTTGCTACGTCGAGCACGAGGGGGGCACAGTGGAGGCCCAAACAGAACAAG aggtTCCTGCTGTACCACCACCAGCTACTCCATCCCTTCCACCATCAGCAGTTCCATCATTTCCACAATCAACACCTCCAACAGATTTTCTCCAGTCTCAGTGCAGggtgaagctgctctgtgtgctctaCACAGTGCTGATAGTGAAGAGTCTGGTGTACTGCTATGGACTCTCTCTGCTGATGATCCTCAGAAACAAGGGACCGTCCACCAGCTGCACAcatgctgactga
- the LOC124069111 gene encoding immunoglobulin lambda-1 light chain-like isoform X1 — MLFLPAAALCCLCSALAAMAAQLTQDQLSLTRRVSQSVSFSCGGTDQCYDNDVYWYQKKDTETFRRILYLRRSSCSISYRYDHPQKNDFSVVREQNGCELKIQTVKLLHSATYYCACWKSGAGYWYLIFGSGTKLYVTDEEVVKPVVSVYPAAHLDRKGSLLCVASHMFPPRVKISWKRRKKTETVEKVLPHEGDQLKLKESGCTAAIRLVDDLDTYKYRCYIEHEGGTVEAQTEQELPALPPTVPPSLPSTTPPPPPATPSLKPTAAPSLPPTASPSLPPTAVPSFPPSTPPTDFLQSQCRVKLLCVLYTVLIVKSLVYCYGLSLLMILRNKGPSTSCTHAD; from the exons ATGCttttcctcccagctgctgctctgtgctgtctgtgttcag CGCTGGCTGCCATGGCAGCACAGCTGACTCAGGACCAGTTATCACTGACCAGAAGAGTCAGTCAAAGCGTCTCCTTCAGCTGTGGAGGAACTGACCAGTGTTACGACAATGATGTCTACTGGTATcagaagaaagacacagaaacattcagaagGATTCTTTATCTCAGGAGGAGTAGTTGTAGCATAAGCTACAGGTATGATCATCCTCAGAAAAATGATTTCTCAGTTGTGAGAGAACAGAACGGCTGTGAGTTGAAGATCCAGACAGTTAAGCTCCTTCATTCAGCCACCTACTACTGTGCCTGTTGGAAGAGTGGTGCC GGATATTGGTACTTGATCTTTGGCTCTGGAACTAAACTGTATGTAACAG ATGAGGAGGTAGTGAAGCCCGTGGTGAGCGTGTACCCAGCAGCCCACCTGGACAGGAAGGgctccctgctgtgtgtggccTCACACATGTTTCCTCCTCGGGTCAAGATCTCCTGGAAAAGACGAAAGAAGACTGAGACTGTGGAGAAGGTCCTGCCTCACGAGGGAGATCAGCTGAAACTCAAAGAGTCGGGATGCACTGCCGCCATCAGACTGGTTGACGATCTGGACACATATAAATACCGCTGTTACATCGAGCACGAGGGGGGCACAGTGGAGGCCCAAACAGAACAAG AGCTTCCTGCTCTTCCACCAACAGTACCTCCATCGCTTCCATCCACcacacctccaccaccaccagctaCTCCATCCCTTAAACCAACAGCAGCTCCATCCCTTCCACCAACAGCAAGTCCATCCCTTCCACCAACAGCAGTTCCATCATTTCCACCATCAACACCTCCAACAGATTTTCTCCAGTCTCAGTGCAGggtgaagctgctctgtgtgctctaCACAGTGCTGATAGTGAAGAGTCTGGTGTACTGCTATGGACTCTCTCTGCTGATGATCCTCAGAAACAAGGGACCGTCCACCAGCTGCACAcatgctgactga
- the LOC124069111 gene encoding immunoglobulin lambda-1 light chain-like isoform X2, which produces MLFLPAAALCCLCSALAAMAAQLTQDQLSLTRRVSQSVSFSCGGTDQCYDNDVYWYQKKDTETFRRILYLRRSSCSISYRYDHPQKNDFSVVREQNGCELKIQTVKLLHSATYYCACWKSGGYWYLIFGSGTKLYVTDEEVVKPVVSVYPAAHLDRKGSLLCVASHMFPPRVKISWKRRKKTETVEKVLPHEGDQLKLKESGCTAAIRLVDDLDTYKYRCYIEHEGGTVEAQTEQELPALPPTVPPSLPSTTPPPPPATPSLKPTAAPSLPPTASPSLPPTAVPSFPPSTPPTDFLQSQCRVKLLCVLYTVLIVKSLVYCYGLSLLMILRNKGPSTSCTHAD; this is translated from the exons ATGCttttcctcccagctgctgctctgtgctgtctgtgttcag CGCTGGCTGCCATGGCAGCACAGCTGACTCAGGACCAGTTATCACTGACCAGAAGAGTCAGTCAAAGCGTCTCCTTCAGCTGTGGAGGAACTGACCAGTGTTACGACAATGATGTCTACTGGTATcagaagaaagacacagaaacattcagaagGATTCTTTATCTCAGGAGGAGTAGTTGTAGCATAAGCTACAGGTATGATCATCCTCAGAAAAATGATTTCTCAGTTGTGAGAGAACAGAACGGCTGTGAGTTGAAGATCCAGACAGTTAAGCTCCTTCATTCAGCCACCTACTACTGTGCCTGTTGGAAGAGTGGT GGATATTGGTACTTGATCTTTGGCTCTGGAACTAAACTGTATGTAACAG ATGAGGAGGTAGTGAAGCCCGTGGTGAGCGTGTACCCAGCAGCCCACCTGGACAGGAAGGgctccctgctgtgtgtggccTCACACATGTTTCCTCCTCGGGTCAAGATCTCCTGGAAAAGACGAAAGAAGACTGAGACTGTGGAGAAGGTCCTGCCTCACGAGGGAGATCAGCTGAAACTCAAAGAGTCGGGATGCACTGCCGCCATCAGACTGGTTGACGATCTGGACACATATAAATACCGCTGTTACATCGAGCACGAGGGGGGCACAGTGGAGGCCCAAACAGAACAAG AGCTTCCTGCTCTTCCACCAACAGTACCTCCATCGCTTCCATCCACcacacctccaccaccaccagctaCTCCATCCCTTAAACCAACAGCAGCTCCATCCCTTCCACCAACAGCAAGTCCATCCCTTCCACCAACAGCAGTTCCATCATTTCCACCATCAACACCTCCAACAGATTTTCTCCAGTCTCAGTGCAGggtgaagctgctctgtgtgctctaCACAGTGCTGATAGTGAAGAGTCTGGTGTACTGCTATGGACTCTCTCTGCTGATGATCCTCAGAAACAAGGGACCGTCCACCAGCTGCACAcatgctgactga